In Marisediminicola antarctica, one DNA window encodes the following:
- a CDS encoding class I SAM-dependent methyltransferase: MIDPVLIDRLRGDLSAARFGDEALTALWGTDAAAALRRGQRVPALRALRAADPLSVLAQFLMLGVAVPRHELAAALPSLGVDGAIALGLAEAEAHLVVPLLELRQHSFVDSHGVGAWWIVSDLGETATGGPLREDHVLGVGGASSTLSALMIPLPVDTALDLGTGCGIQALHASRHARRVVATDISERALDLARLNAALNGVTNIEFRLGSLFEPVAGERFDHIVSNPPFVITPRLGDVPVYEYRDGGMVGDELVEAVIRGAAGHLTVGGVAQLLGNWEYRGNTSAFERITGWLDAPPEAEPLDAWIIEREVQDAALYAETWIRDGGTTPGRKFDDLLDVWLDDFATRDVRSVGFGYVTLRRPASAPTLHRLERLSGPLGHNPTGLGAHLADCLAAHDWQSTLTSDDFGRARLIVAGDVTEERHYWPGAVDPTVMTLRQGGGFGRSVPLGTALAAFVGACDGDLSVAAIVAALADLLDADERALRAELDPRIRDLAATGFLAP, from the coding sequence GTGATCGATCCCGTGCTCATCGACCGGCTGCGGGGCGACCTCTCGGCCGCCCGGTTCGGCGACGAGGCCCTCACGGCCCTGTGGGGAACGGATGCCGCGGCGGCGCTCCGCCGCGGGCAGCGCGTTCCGGCCCTCCGTGCCCTCCGCGCCGCCGACCCGCTGAGCGTACTGGCGCAATTCCTCATGCTGGGCGTTGCCGTGCCGAGGCACGAGCTCGCCGCCGCCCTCCCGTCGCTCGGCGTCGATGGGGCGATCGCTCTCGGACTGGCGGAGGCTGAGGCGCACCTGGTCGTGCCCCTGCTGGAGCTGCGCCAGCACAGCTTTGTCGACAGCCACGGCGTGGGTGCCTGGTGGATCGTCTCCGACCTCGGCGAGACCGCGACCGGCGGCCCGCTGCGCGAGGATCACGTGCTTGGGGTGGGCGGCGCCTCGTCGACCCTCAGCGCGCTGATGATCCCGCTCCCGGTAGACACCGCACTCGACCTCGGCACCGGCTGCGGCATCCAGGCCCTGCACGCATCCCGGCACGCCCGACGGGTCGTCGCGACCGACATCTCTGAGCGCGCACTCGACCTCGCGCGTCTCAATGCCGCGCTCAACGGCGTCACCAACATCGAGTTCCGGCTCGGCAGCCTGTTCGAGCCCGTCGCGGGCGAGCGGTTCGACCACATCGTGTCTAACCCGCCGTTTGTGATCACCCCGCGCTTGGGCGACGTGCCCGTGTACGAGTATCGCGACGGAGGCATGGTCGGCGACGAGCTCGTCGAGGCGGTCATCCGTGGCGCAGCCGGACACCTCACGGTCGGCGGAGTCGCGCAGCTCCTGGGCAACTGGGAGTACCGGGGCAACACCAGCGCGTTCGAGCGCATCACGGGGTGGCTCGACGCGCCCCCTGAAGCCGAACCGCTCGACGCCTGGATCATCGAACGGGAGGTGCAGGATGCCGCGCTGTATGCGGAGACCTGGATTCGCGACGGGGGCACGACCCCCGGTCGCAAGTTCGACGATCTCCTCGACGTCTGGCTCGACGACTTCGCCACCCGTGATGTGCGTTCGGTCGGCTTCGGATACGTGACGCTGCGCCGCCCGGCATCCGCACCCACCCTCCACCGGCTCGAAAGGCTCTCCGGCCCACTCGGGCACAATCCGACGGGTCTCGGCGCGCACCTCGCCGACTGCCTCGCGGCGCACGACTGGCAGTCGACCCTCACCAGCGACGACTTCGGCCGCGCCCGGCTGATCGTCGCCGGCGACGTCACCGAGGAAAGGCACTACTGGCCGGGAGCAGTGGACCCGACCGTGATGACCCTGCGCCAGGGCGGGGGGTTCGGCCGTTCGGTGCCGCTCGGCACTGCGCTCGCCGCGTTCGTGGGCGCATGCGACGGCGACCTGAGCGTTGCGGCGATCGTCGCGGC
- a CDS encoding VOC family protein, which yields MFDTTKAYGTFSVDDLATARRFYGETLGLDVSDGSTGFLEIRLASGAAVFAYAKANHTPASFTILNFPVADVDAAVDELAALGVATKIYSDDEIRTDAKGIMRGHGPDIAWFKDPAGNVIAVHSE from the coding sequence ATGTTCGATACCACAAAGGCCTACGGCACTTTCTCCGTCGACGACCTCGCGACGGCGCGCCGCTTCTATGGCGAGACTCTCGGGCTCGACGTGTCCGACGGCTCGACCGGGTTCCTCGAGATCCGCCTTGCCAGCGGCGCAGCCGTTTTCGCCTATGCGAAGGCCAACCACACCCCAGCGTCGTTCACGATCCTGAATTTCCCTGTGGCCGACGTCGACGCGGCGGTCGACGAGCTCGCCGCGCTCGGCGTCGCGACCAAGATCTACTCCGACGACGAGATCCGCACTGATGCCAAGGGCATCATGCGCGGCCACGGTCCCGACATCGCGTGGTTCAAGGACCCGGCAGGCAACGTCATCGCCGTGCACAGCGAGTGA
- a CDS encoding FBP domain-containing protein, whose product MKPLSADDIRECIVNASRGEVERMPLPGLHEVMWEQREYLGWRDPRAPLRGYLVHWVGDRPVGIVLRASSGRMSPGISAMCSLCRTAQPSDQVRLYTAPLAGQAGRDGSTIGTYICADLACSLIIRIVPPPSAVQPDPAAVVEARAEGLLERVRSFTAGVAKTAG is encoded by the coding sequence GTGAAGCCGCTCAGCGCAGACGATATCCGCGAGTGCATCGTCAATGCGTCCCGCGGGGAGGTCGAGCGGATGCCGCTTCCCGGCCTGCACGAGGTGATGTGGGAGCAGCGGGAGTATCTGGGATGGCGCGACCCCCGGGCCCCGCTCCGCGGCTACCTCGTGCACTGGGTCGGCGACCGCCCCGTCGGAATCGTGCTGCGCGCGTCGAGCGGGCGGATGTCGCCGGGCATCTCGGCGATGTGCTCGCTGTGCCGCACCGCGCAGCCGTCCGACCAGGTGCGGCTGTACACGGCGCCCCTCGCCGGCCAGGCTGGCCGCGACGGCAGCACGATCGGCACCTATATCTGCGCCGACCTCGCCTGCTCGCTCATCATCCGGATCGTGCCGCCGCCGTCGGCCGTGCAGCCCGACCCCGCCGCCGTAGTTGAGGCGCGGGCCGAGGGGCTACTCGAGCGAGTGCGCTCGTTCACCGCCGGAGTCGCGAAGACCGCAGGCTGA
- a CDS encoding DUF3054 domain-containing protein, translating to MTSSSRATVVPSTISHSRRVVLAVAIDVALVVAFVLIGRSSHSEGITPAGVLGTAWPFLVGLAAGWALARAWRRPFAVAPGLTVWATTVIVGLLLRATAGDGVQSGFVAVTALVLAAFLLGWRGAVSLRSSRLRR from the coding sequence ATGACCTCATCCTCTCGCGCCACCGTCGTTCCGTCGACGATTTCTCATTCGAGGCGTGTCGTTCTGGCGGTCGCCATCGATGTCGCGCTGGTGGTCGCATTCGTGCTGATCGGGCGGAGCAGCCACTCCGAGGGCATCACGCCGGCGGGTGTGCTCGGCACCGCCTGGCCGTTCCTGGTCGGTCTCGCTGCGGGCTGGGCGCTGGCCCGCGCGTGGCGCCGACCGTTCGCCGTTGCGCCGGGCCTGACGGTCTGGGCCACGACGGTCATCGTCGGCCTGCTGCTGCGAGCGACGGCGGGAGACGGGGTTCAGTCGGGCTTCGTCGCCGTCACGGCCCTGGTTCTCGCGGCATTCCTGCTCGGCTGGCGCGGAGCAGTCAGCCTGCGGTCTTCGCGACTCCGGCGGTGA
- a CDS encoding glycosyltransferase family 1 protein, whose translation MSRYSVGVVTALAKLTAVTMLINDERQLTQLPDVPWVKVPAAADLREVAMARYLNRLHPDVVVSPMQTMSSIGRNFPLVLTVHDLIYYRHRTPPPDLPLWLRLLWRTYHLMWWPQKVLLNRADAVAVVSETTRALVLKHALTRRPLILAPNASSLVPGPGFEPIPHAQRTPNLVYMGSFMPYKNVELLVRAMDELPGYRLHLLSPIAPEVRDRLEELGVSGTALIFHEGVSDDEYVSLLTNATALVTASFDEGFGIPLVEALALGTPVIVSDIDIFREVAGEAGTYFDPRDRGGFVTAVRTLESEERWSELSAESVDQAARWNWTRSARQLFDGLTELLEKR comes from the coding sequence GTGAGTCGCTACTCGGTAGGGGTCGTCACCGCGCTCGCAAAGCTGACCGCCGTCACGATGCTGATCAACGACGAGAGGCAGCTCACCCAGCTGCCGGATGTGCCGTGGGTCAAGGTTCCGGCGGCGGCCGACCTGCGCGAGGTCGCGATGGCGAGATACCTCAATCGTCTGCATCCCGACGTCGTCGTCTCGCCGATGCAGACGATGAGTTCGATCGGGCGCAACTTCCCGCTGGTGCTGACGGTGCATGACCTCATTTACTATCGCCACCGCACTCCCCCGCCGGACCTGCCGCTGTGGCTGCGGCTGCTCTGGCGCACCTACCACCTGATGTGGTGGCCGCAGAAGGTGCTCCTCAACCGGGCTGATGCAGTCGCCGTCGTCTCCGAGACGACCCGCGCCCTCGTGTTGAAACATGCCCTGACGCGGCGCCCGCTCATCCTGGCCCCCAACGCGAGCTCGCTCGTTCCCGGGCCCGGTTTCGAGCCGATCCCGCACGCGCAGCGCACCCCCAACCTTGTCTACATGGGCTCGTTCATGCCGTACAAGAACGTCGAGCTGCTCGTGCGGGCGATGGACGAGCTACCCGGTTACCGGCTGCACCTGCTGAGTCCGATCGCCCCGGAGGTACGCGACCGGCTCGAGGAGCTGGGCGTCAGCGGCACCGCCCTGATCTTCCACGAGGGGGTCTCCGACGACGAGTACGTCTCCCTGCTCACCAACGCGACCGCGCTCGTCACGGCATCCTTCGACGAGGGGTTCGGCATTCCGCTGGTCGAGGCGCTGGCGCTCGGGACCCCGGTGATCGTGAGCGACATCGACATCTTCCGCGAGGTCGCTGGGGAGGCCGGGACCTATTTCGACCCGCGCGACCGGGGCGGCTTCGTCACGGCCGTGCGCACCCTCGAGAGCGAGGAGCGGTGGTCGGAACTCTCAGCCGAAAGCGTCGACCAGGCGGCACGCTGGAACTGGACCCGATCGGCACGGCAACTCTTCGACGGGCTGACCGAGCTCCTGGAGAAGCGGTAG
- a CDS encoding SDR family NAD(P)-dependent oxidoreductase, whose translation MTLPVAWNLAGRTALVSGAGSPSGIGFASARAIGSLGARVVITATTVRVHDRAEELRTLGIDATGFVARLDSETHAAALAERLAAASIVPEILVNNAGMVSVGDEGMPSGDATMPVADWERGVAVNLTSAFLLTRELIAGMRAAGWGRVVNVSSVTGAVMAARADVAYAAAKAGMVGLTRALAVDEAAAGITVNAVAPGWIATGSQLASEAAEGLRVPIGRSGTAEEVAAAIAWLVTPGASYVTGQVIVVDGGNSVAEERS comes from the coding sequence ATGACACTCCCGGTAGCCTGGAACCTCGCGGGACGAACCGCGCTCGTGAGCGGAGCGGGCAGCCCCAGTGGGATCGGCTTCGCCTCCGCCCGGGCGATCGGCTCGCTCGGCGCCCGCGTCGTGATCACCGCGACGACGGTGAGAGTGCACGATCGGGCCGAGGAGCTTCGGACCCTGGGGATCGACGCGACCGGGTTCGTCGCGCGGCTCGACTCCGAGACCCACGCCGCCGCGCTCGCCGAACGCCTCGCCGCGGCATCCATCGTTCCGGAGATCCTGGTGAACAACGCCGGCATGGTGAGTGTTGGCGATGAGGGGATGCCGTCGGGCGACGCCACGATGCCCGTCGCCGACTGGGAGCGCGGCGTCGCCGTCAACCTCACGAGCGCGTTCCTGCTGACCCGCGAGCTCATTGCGGGCATGCGGGCCGCGGGCTGGGGGCGCGTCGTCAACGTCTCGAGCGTCACCGGTGCCGTCATGGCCGCTCGCGCGGACGTCGCCTACGCGGCGGCGAAGGCGGGCATGGTCGGCCTCACCCGCGCGCTCGCGGTCGACGAGGCGGCGGCGGGGATCACTGTGAACGCAGTCGCGCCGGGCTGGATCGCCACGGGCTCGCAGCTTGCGAGCGAGGCGGCAGAGGGACTGCGCGTGCCGATCGGGCGCAGCGGCACGGCCGAGGAGGTGGCGGCGGCGATCGCGTGGCTCGTGACTCCGGGCGCCTCGTACGTGACCGGGCAGGTGATCGTTGTCGACGGCGGCAACAGTGTCGCCGAGGAGCGCTCCTAG